A genome region from Baekduia alba includes the following:
- a CDS encoding TetR/AcrR family transcriptional regulator — MPAADLHPTAEALMNAGIAVAEREGLAGLSVNRVVAEAGVAKGTFYVHFADRDAFVDALHARFHAKVDAAVGAAIGDLPAGAERLIAGAEAYLDVSLAGRSVKALALEARSDPRLSSMMSGRQERFAVMATSSFKAMGWRDAAAAAQLLSAMTQEIAVREFDAGRRLPPARRALRRFLGAG; from the coding sequence TTGCCCGCCGCCGATCTCCACCCCACCGCCGAGGCGCTGATGAACGCCGGCATCGCCGTCGCCGAGCGTGAGGGGCTGGCCGGCCTGAGCGTCAACCGCGTGGTCGCCGAGGCCGGCGTGGCCAAGGGCACGTTCTACGTGCACTTCGCGGATCGCGACGCGTTCGTCGACGCGCTGCACGCGCGCTTCCACGCGAAGGTCGACGCAGCCGTCGGCGCGGCGATCGGCGACCTCCCGGCCGGCGCGGAGCGGCTGATCGCCGGCGCCGAGGCCTACCTCGACGTGAGCCTCGCGGGCCGCTCCGTCAAGGCTCTGGCCCTGGAAGCCCGCAGCGACCCCAGGTTGTCGTCCATGATGTCCGGTCGCCAGGAGCGCTTCGCGGTCATGGCGACCTCGAGCTTCAAGGCCATGGGCTGGCGCGACGCGGCCGCGGCCGCCCAGCTCCTCTCGGCGATGACCCAGGAGATCGCGGTGCGCGAGTTCGACGCGGGGCGTCGCCTGCCGCCGGCACGCCGCGCGCTGCGGCGGTTCCTGGGCGCGGGCTGA
- a CDS encoding alpha/beta fold hydrolase, translating to MTSLQTPSGPIAYDEQGDPSGLPIVLLPSGAHDRHDFDVLRERLPERFRTIALDWPGHGESLLGDSPFTVTRAADVTEALVAQLAPQGAVVLGNSVGGYSATRLALRRPELVQGLVIVDGGGFGTYPPPVRLFCALMARPGFLRRIYPRFASRYMHAKTDADRRALATGIATTRADPGLQAVAGLWGSFPSTEHDLRAAASAISAPTLVLWGRRDPVIPVKVGRRIADLIPGARLHVFDAGHCPHTTDPDGVAAQLIPFADAALAHQRRSPATTL from the coding sequence ATGACCTCCCTTCAGACTCCCTCCGGCCCGATCGCCTACGACGAGCAGGGCGACCCGAGCGGGCTGCCGATCGTCCTGCTGCCCAGCGGCGCGCACGACCGCCACGACTTCGACGTGCTGCGCGAGCGCCTCCCCGAGCGCTTCCGCACGATCGCGCTGGACTGGCCGGGACACGGCGAGTCCCTGCTCGGCGACAGCCCGTTCACCGTGACCCGCGCGGCCGACGTGACCGAGGCGCTCGTCGCGCAGCTCGCGCCGCAGGGCGCCGTCGTGCTCGGCAACTCCGTCGGCGGCTACTCCGCCACGCGCCTCGCGCTGCGCCGCCCCGAGCTCGTCCAGGGCCTCGTCATCGTCGACGGCGGCGGCTTCGGCACCTACCCGCCGCCGGTCCGCCTGTTCTGCGCGCTGATGGCGCGACCCGGCTTCCTGCGCCGCATCTACCCGCGCTTCGCGAGCCGCTATATGCACGCCAAGACCGACGCCGACCGCCGCGCGTTGGCCACCGGCATCGCGACCACCCGCGCCGATCCCGGCCTGCAGGCGGTCGCCGGCCTCTGGGGCAGCTTCCCGAGCACCGAGCACGACCTCCGCGCCGCCGCGTCCGCGATCAGCGCGCCCACGCTCGTCCTCTGGGGCCGCCGCGACCCCGTGATCCCGGTCAAGGTCGGCCGCCGGATCGCCGACCTGATCCCCGGCGCGCGGCTGCACGTCTTCGACGCCGGCCACTGCCCGCACACGACCGACCCGGACGGCGTCGCCGCGCAGCTGATCCCCTTCGCCGACGCGGCGCTCGCCCACCAGCGACGGAGTCCGGCGACCACGCTCTAG
- the smpB gene encoding SsrA-binding protein SmpB yields MAKGKKRKVAPGDVASNRLASHKYEFLDKLEAGLVLQGTEVKALREGGAQLKDGFAIIREGEVWLHNVHIPPYGPAARDNHDPERPRKLLLNRREIDRIAGRTIERGLTLVPTRIYFKDSRAKVEIALAKGKDHFDKRESIKKRDQARDVQRELRNVGR; encoded by the coding sequence ATGGCCAAGGGCAAGAAGCGCAAGGTGGCGCCTGGTGACGTCGCGAGCAACCGGCTCGCGTCGCACAAGTACGAGTTCCTCGACAAGCTCGAGGCGGGTCTCGTGCTGCAGGGCACCGAGGTCAAGGCCCTGCGCGAAGGCGGCGCCCAGCTGAAGGACGGGTTCGCGATCATCCGCGAGGGCGAGGTGTGGCTGCACAACGTCCACATCCCGCCCTACGGTCCGGCCGCGCGCGACAACCACGATCCCGAGCGCCCGCGCAAGCTGCTGCTCAACCGGCGCGAGATCGACCGGATCGCCGGCCGCACGATCGAGCGCGGGCTGACGCTCGTGCCGACGCGGATCTACTTCAAGGACTCGCGCGCGAAGGTCGAGATCGCCCTCGCCAAGGGCAAGGACCACTTCGACAAGCGCGAGTCCATCAAGAAGCGCGACCAGGCGCGTGACGTGCAACGCGAGCTGCGCAACGTCGGCCGTTGA
- a CDS encoding DapH/DapD/GlmU-related protein produces MLIHDPELLAQGERVLGPEFRAMNERVLQVTELTSRLNVLPFDDEAGKAALLEQILGGPLPQRVTIYPPFYTDHGLRLDLAERVFINQGCTFLDYAGIRLGAGVMVGPKATFITMGHPVDPGERRQFLTGAPIDVAENVWIGAGATILPGVSIGRYAVVAAGAIVADDVPAASLVAGPKGTVRRRW; encoded by the coding sequence ATGCTCATCCACGATCCGGAGCTCCTGGCGCAGGGGGAGCGGGTCCTGGGCCCGGAGTTCAGGGCGATGAACGAGCGGGTGCTGCAGGTCACGGAGCTGACCTCACGCCTCAACGTGCTCCCGTTCGACGACGAGGCGGGCAAGGCGGCGCTGCTCGAACAGATCCTCGGCGGCCCGCTGCCGCAGCGGGTGACGATCTACCCGCCCTTCTACACCGACCATGGGCTGCGTCTGGATCTGGCCGAGCGCGTCTTCATCAACCAGGGATGCACGTTCCTGGACTACGCCGGCATCCGGTTGGGCGCCGGCGTGATGGTCGGTCCGAAGGCCACGTTCATCACGATGGGCCACCCCGTAGACCCCGGCGAGCGCCGGCAGTTCCTCACCGGTGCGCCGATCGACGTGGCCGAGAACGTGTGGATCGGCGCCGGTGCGACGATCCTGCCCGGCGTCAGCATCGGGCGCTACGCCGTCGTCGCCGCGGGCGCGATCGTGGCCGACGACGTGCCGGCGGCAAGCCTGGTGGCCGGGCCCAAGGGCACCGTGCGCCGGCGCTGGTAG